In the genome of Gloeotrichia echinulata CP02, one region contains:
- a CDS encoding type II toxin-antitoxin system RelE/ParE family toxin yields MEDDEDIIEIPLRPLVWMGDSLKNIRSFPEEVRASVGYALQLVQAGETPMDAKPFKGVGSGVYEIVKRYDTDTYRAVYAVKIGEKIYVLHAFQKKSKQGIKTPQADVDLIKQRYKDAVAREE; encoded by the coding sequence ATGGAAGATGATGAGGATATTATAGAAATTCCTTTACGACCTCTGGTTTGGATGGGAGACTCTCTCAAAAATATCCGTTCATTTCCTGAAGAAGTGCGTGCATCAGTGGGCTATGCGCTGCAATTGGTGCAAGCAGGGGAAACACCAATGGATGCCAAGCCTTTTAAGGGGGTTGGAAGTGGCGTGTATGAAATTGTCAAACGCTACGATACCGATACTTACAGGGCAGTTTATGCGGTAAAGATTGGAGAAAAAATTTATGTCCTGCACGCTTTTCAAAAGAAATCAAAGCAGGGAATTAAAACTCCACAGGCTGATGTTGACTTGATTAAACAACGCTATAAGGATGCGGTAGCAAGGGAGGAATAA